A single genomic interval of Eptesicus fuscus isolate TK198812 chromosome 10, DD_ASM_mEF_20220401, whole genome shotgun sequence harbors:
- the EHMT2 gene encoding histone-lysine N-methyltransferase EHMT2 isoform X1, whose amino-acid sequence MRGLPRGRGLMRARGRGRAAPPSSRGRGRGGAHRGRGRPRSLLSLPRAQASWAPQLPTGLTSPPVPCVASQGEGPAEMGALVLDKEPRGAIERVHGSFGDTPRSEETLPKANPDSLEPAGPSSPASVTVTVGDEGADTPAGATPLIGDEPENLEGDGDLQGGRLLLGHATKSFPSSPSKGGACPSRAKMSMTGAGKSPPSVQSLAMRLLSMPGAQGAAAGPEPAPATTSPEGQPKVHRARKTMSKPGNGQPPVPEKRPPEVQHFRMSDDVHPLGTVASDVAKRRKLNSGGGLLEELGSARGSGEMALEKANAGSLEEWETVVGDDFSLYYDSFSVDERVDSDSKPHFALVQSEVEALAEQLSEEEEEEEEEEEEEEEEEEEDEESGNQSDKSGSSGRRKAKKKWRKDSPWVKPSRKRRKREPPRAKEPRGVNGVGSSGPSEYMEVPLGSLELPSEGTLSPNHAGVSNDTSSLETERGLEELPLCSCRMEAPKIDRISERAGHKCMATESVDGELSGCNAAILKRETMRPSSRVALMVLCEAHRARMVKHHCCPGCGYFCTVGTFLECHPDFRVAHRFHKACVSQMNGMVFCPHCGEDASEAQEVTIPRGDGVTPPAGPAAPAPPPLAQDAPGRADTSQPSARMRGQGEPRRTPCDPVADTIDSSGPSLPLPSGGCLSAVGLPPGPGREALEKALVIQESERRKKLRFHPRQLYLSVKQGELQKVVLMLLDNLDPNFQSDQQSKRTPLHAAAQKGSVEICHVLLQAGANINAVDKQQRTPLMEAVVNNHLEVARYMVQRGGCVYSKEEDGSTCLHHAAKIGNLEMVSLLLSTGQVDVNAQDSGGWTPIIWAAEHKHIEVIRMLLTRGADVTLTDNEENICLHWASFTGSAAIAEVLLNARCDLHAVNYHGDTPLHIAARESYHDCVLLFLSRGANPELRNKEGDTAWDLTPERSDVWFALQLNRKLRLGVGNRAIRTEKIICRDVARGYENVPIPCVNGVDGEPCPEDYKYISENCETSTMNIDRNITHLQHCTCVDDCSSSNCLCGQLSIRCWYDKDGRLLQEFNKIEPPLIFECNQACSCWRNCKNRVVQSGIKVRLQLYRTAKMGWGVRALHTIPQGTFICEYVGELISDAEADVREDDSYLFDLDNKDGEVYCIDARYYGNISRFINHLCDPNIIPVRVFMLHQDLRFPRIAFFSSRDIRTGEELGFDYGDRFWDIKSKYFTCQCGSEKCKHSAEAIALEQSRLARLDPHPELLPELGSLPPANP is encoded by the exons ATGCGGGGTCTGCCGAGAGGCCGGGGGCTGATGCGGGCCCGGGGCAGGGGCCGTGCGGCCCCTCCGAGCAGCCGGGGCCGCGGGAGGGGGGGCGCCCACAGAGGGAGAGGTAGGCCCCGGAGCCTGCTCTCTCTTCCCAGGGCCCAGGCGTCTTGGGCCCCCCAACTTCCTACCGGGCTGACCAGCCCTCCTGTCCCTTGTGTCGCCTCTCAGGGGGAGGGCCCTGCTGAGATGGGGGCTCTGGTGCTGGACAAGGAGCCCCGAGGAGCCATCGAGCGAG TTCATGGCTCTTTTGGGGACACCCCTCGCAGTGAGGAGACCCTGCCCAAGGCCAACCCCGACTCCCTGGAGCCTGCTGGCCCCTCATCCCCAGCCTCTGTCACCGTGACTGTTGGCGACGAGGGGGCCGACACCCCTGCAGGAGCCACCCCACTCATTGGGGATGAACCTGAGAATCTTGAGGGCGATGGGGACCTCCAAGGGGGGCGCCTCCTGCTGG GCCATGCCACCAAGTCattcccctcttcccccagcaAAGGGGGTGCCTGTCCCAGCCGCGCCAAGATGTCAATGACCGGGGCGGGGAAATCACCCCCCTCGGTCCAGAGTTTGGCGATGAGGCTGCTGAGTATGCCTGGGGCCCAGggggcagcagcagggcctgAACCCGCTCCAGCTACAACCAGCCCCGAGGGGCAGCCCAAGGTCCACCGAGCCAGGAAAACCATGTCCAAGCCGGGAAATGGACAG CCCCCCGTCCCCGAGAAGCGGCCCCCTGAAGTACAGCATTTCCGCATGAGTGACGACGTGCACCCCCTGGGGACGGTGGCCTCAG ATGTGGCCAAAAGGAGGAAGCTGAACTCCGGAGGCGGCCTG TTGGAGGAGTTGGGGTCTGCCCGGGGCTCAGGAGAGATGGCCCTGGAGAAGGCGAATGCGGGGTCCCTGGAGGAGTGGGAGACGGTGGTGGGGGACGACTTCAGCCTCTACTATGACTCCTTCTCTGTGGACGAGCGCGTGGACTCGGACAGCAAG CCCCACTTTGCCCTGGTCCAGTCTGAGGTTGAAGCTCTGGCTGAACAactgagtgaggaggaggaggaagaggaggaggaagaagaagaggaggaggaggaggaggaggaagacgagGAGTCTGGCAATCAGTCTGACAAG AGTGGCTCCAGCGGCCGGAGGAAAGCCAAGAAGAAATGGCGGAAGGACAGCCCCTGGGTGAAGCCGTCCCGGAAACGGCGGAAGCGGGAGCCTCCACGGGCCAAGGAGCCACGAG GAGTGAATGGTGTGGGCTCCTCAGGCCCCAGTGAGTACATGGAGGTCCCTCTGGGGTCCCTGGAGCTGCCCAGCGAGGGGACCCTCTCCCCCAACCACGCTG GGGTGTCCAACGATACATCTTCACTGGAGACGGAGCGCGGGCTGGAGGAGCTGCCGCTGTGCAGCTGCCGCATGGAGGCGCCCAAGATCGACCGCATCAGCGAAAGAGCGGGGCACAAGTGCATGGCCACGGAGAGCGTGGACGGAGAG CTGTCGGGCTGCAACGCCGCCATCCTCAAGCGGGAGACCATGAGGCCCTCGAGCCGCGTGGCCCTGATGGTGCTCTGCGAGGCGCACCGGGCCCGCATGGTCAAGCACCACTGCTGCCCGGGCTGCGGCTACTTCTGCACTGTG GGCACCTTCCTGGAGTGCCACCCCGACTTCCGTGTGGCCCATCGCTTCCACAAGGCCTGTGTGTCCCAGATGAACGGCATGGTCTTCTGTCCCCACTGTGGGGAGGATGCATCCGAGGCTCAGGAGGTGACCATCCCCCGCGGGGACGGAGTGACCCCGCCGGCTGGCCCTgcggcccccgcgcccccgcccctggcccagGATGCCCCTGGGAGAGCGGATACCTCCCAGCCCAG CGCCCGGATGCGCGGGCAGGGGGAGCCCCGGCGTACACCCTGCGACCCCGTGGCTGACACCATCGACAGCTcggggccctccctgcccctgcccagtgggggctGCCTCTCGGCCGTGGGGCTGCCACCTGGGCCAGGCCGGGAGGCCCTGGAAAAGGCCCTGGTCATCCAGGAGTCGGAGCG GCGGAAGAAGCTCCGCTTCCACCCCCGGCAGTTGTACCTGTCCGTGAAGCAGGGCGAGCTGCAGAAGGTGGTCCTGATGCTGT TGGACAACCTGGACCCCAACTTCCAGAGCGACCAGCAGAGCAAGCGCACACCCCTGCACGCGGCCGCCCAGAAGGGCTCCGTGGAGATCTGCCACGTGCTGCTGCAG GCTGGAGCCAACATCAACGCCGTGGACAAGCAGCAGCGGACGCCGCTGATGGAGGCCGTGGTGAACAACCACCTGGAGGTGGCCCGCTACATGGTGCAGCGCGGCGGGTGTGTCTACAGCAAG GAGGAGGACGGCTCCACCTGCCTCCACCACGCAGCTAAGATCGGGAACTTGGAGATGGTCAGCCTGCTGCTCAGCACAGGGCAGGTGGACGTGAACGCCCAG gACAGCGGGGGGTGGACGCCCATCATCTGGGCCGCGGAGCACAAGCACATCGAGGTGATCCGCATGCTGCTGACGCGCGGCGCCGACGTCACCCTCACAGACAAC GAGGAGAACATCTGCCTGCACTGGGCCTCCTTCACCGGCAGTGCCGCCATCGCCGAGGTCCTCCTCAACGCCCGCTGCGACCTCCACGCCGTCAACTACCACGGGGACACGCCCCTGCACATCGCAGCCCGGGAGAGCTACCACGACTGTGTGCT gctgTTCCTGTCGCGTGGAGCGAACCCTGAGCTGCGCAACAAGGAGGGGGACACTGCGTGGGACCTGACTCCCGAGCGCTCGGACGTGTGGTTCGCGCTCCAGCTCAACCGCAAGCTGCGGCTCGGCGTGGGCAACCGGGCCATCCGCACCGAGAAGATCATCTGCCG GGACGTGGCTCGGGGCTATGAGAACGTGCCCATTCCCTGCGTCAACGGTGTGGACGGGGAGCCGTGCCCCGAGGATTACAAGTACATCTCGGAGAACTGCGAGACTTCCACCATGAACATTGACCGCAACATCACCCACCTGCAG CACTGCACCTGTGTGGACGACTGCTCCAGCTCCAACTGCCTGTGCGGCCAGCTCAGCATTCGCTGCTGGTACGACAAG GACGGGCGGCTGCTCCAGGAATTTAACAAGATCGAGCCCCCGCTGATCTTCGAGTGTAACCAGGCCTGCTCCTGCTGGAGGAACTGCAAGAACCGGGTGGTGCAGAGCGGCATCAA gGTTCGCCTGCAGCTCTACCGAACAGCCAAGATGGGCTGGGGGGTCCGCGCCCTGCACACCATCCCCCAAGGAACCTTCATCTGCGA gTATGTCGGGGAGCTGATCTCCGATGCCGAGGCTGACGTGAGAGAGGATGATTCTTATCTCTTCGACTTAGACAACAAG GATGGAGAGGTGTACTGCATCGATGCCCGTTACTACGGCAACATCAGCCGGTTCATCAACCACCTGTGTGACCCCAACATCATCCCTGTCCGGGTCTTCATGCTGCACCAAGACCTGCGGTTTCCACGCATCGCCTTCTTCAGTTCCCGGGACATCCGCAccggggaggagctggg GTTTGACTATGGCGACCGCTTCTGGGACATCAAAAGCAAATACTTCacctgccagtgtggctcggaGAAGTGCAAGCACTCGGCCGAGGCCATCGCCCTAGAGCAGAGCCGCCTGGCCCGCCTGGACCCCCACCCCGAGCTGCTGCCTGAGctgggctccctgccccctgccaaccCCTGA
- the EHMT2 gene encoding histone-lysine N-methyltransferase EHMT2 isoform X6, producing MAAAAGAAAAAAEGEGPAEMGALVLDKEPRGAIERVHGSFGDTPRSEETLPKANPDSLEPAGPSSPASVTVTVGDEGADTPAGATPLIGDEPENLEGDGDLQGGRLLLGHATKSFPSSPSKGGACPSRAKMSMTGAGKSPPSVQSLAMRLLSMPGAQGAAAGPEPAPATTSPEGQPKVHRARKTMSKPGNGQPPVPEKRPPEVQHFRMSDDVHPLGTVASDVAKRRKLNSGGGLLEELGSARGSGEMALEKANAGSLEEWETVVGDDFSLYYDSFSVDERVDSDSKSEVEALAEQLSEEEEEEEEEEEEEEEEEEEDEESGNQSDKSGSSGRRKAKKKWRKDSPWVKPSRKRRKREPPRAKEPRGVSNDTSSLETERGLEELPLCSCRMEAPKIDRISERAGHKCMATESVDGELSGCNAAILKRETMRPSSRVALMVLCEAHRARMVKHHCCPGCGYFCTVGTFLECHPDFRVAHRFHKACVSQMNGMVFCPHCGEDASEAQEVTIPRGDGVTPPAGPAAPAPPPLAQDAPGRADTSQPSARMRGQGEPRRTPCDPVADTIDSSGPSLPLPSGGCLSAVGLPPGPGREALEKALVIQESERRKKLRFHPRQLYLSVKQGELQKVVLMLLDNLDPNFQSDQQSKRTPLHAAAQKGSVEICHVLLQAGANINAVDKQQRTPLMEAVVNNHLEVARYMVQRGGCVYSKEEDGSTCLHHAAKIGNLEMVSLLLSTGQVDVNAQDSGGWTPIIWAAEHKHIEVIRMLLTRGADVTLTDNEENICLHWASFTGSAAIAEVLLNARCDLHAVNYHGDTPLHIAARESYHDCVLLFLSRGANPELRNKEGDTAWDLTPERSDVWFALQLNRKLRLGVGNRAIRTEKIICRDVARGYENVPIPCVNGVDGEPCPEDYKYISENCETSTMNIDRNITHLQHCTCVDDCSSSNCLCGQLSIRCWYDKDGRLLQEFNKIEPPLIFECNQACSCWRNCKNRVVQSGIKVRLQLYRTAKMGWGVRALHTIPQGTFICEYVGELISDAEADVREDDSYLFDLDNKDGEVYCIDARYYGNISRFINHLCDPNIIPVRVFMLHQDLRFPRIAFFSSRDIRTGEELGFDYGDRFWDIKSKYFTCQCGSEKCKHSAEAIALEQSRLARLDPHPELLPELGSLPPANP from the exons atggcggcggcggcgggagctgcAGCGGCGGCCGCCGAG GGGGAGGGCCCTGCTGAGATGGGGGCTCTGGTGCTGGACAAGGAGCCCCGAGGAGCCATCGAGCGAG TTCATGGCTCTTTTGGGGACACCCCTCGCAGTGAGGAGACCCTGCCCAAGGCCAACCCCGACTCCCTGGAGCCTGCTGGCCCCTCATCCCCAGCCTCTGTCACCGTGACTGTTGGCGACGAGGGGGCCGACACCCCTGCAGGAGCCACCCCACTCATTGGGGATGAACCTGAGAATCTTGAGGGCGATGGGGACCTCCAAGGGGGGCGCCTCCTGCTGG GCCATGCCACCAAGTCattcccctcttcccccagcaAAGGGGGTGCCTGTCCCAGCCGCGCCAAGATGTCAATGACCGGGGCGGGGAAATCACCCCCCTCGGTCCAGAGTTTGGCGATGAGGCTGCTGAGTATGCCTGGGGCCCAGggggcagcagcagggcctgAACCCGCTCCAGCTACAACCAGCCCCGAGGGGCAGCCCAAGGTCCACCGAGCCAGGAAAACCATGTCCAAGCCGGGAAATGGACAG CCCCCCGTCCCCGAGAAGCGGCCCCCTGAAGTACAGCATTTCCGCATGAGTGACGACGTGCACCCCCTGGGGACGGTGGCCTCAG ATGTGGCCAAAAGGAGGAAGCTGAACTCCGGAGGCGGCCTG TTGGAGGAGTTGGGGTCTGCCCGGGGCTCAGGAGAGATGGCCCTGGAGAAGGCGAATGCGGGGTCCCTGGAGGAGTGGGAGACGGTGGTGGGGGACGACTTCAGCCTCTACTATGACTCCTTCTCTGTGGACGAGCGCGTGGACTCGGACAGCAAG TCTGAGGTTGAAGCTCTGGCTGAACAactgagtgaggaggaggaggaagaggaggaggaagaagaagaggaggaggaggaggaggaggaagacgagGAGTCTGGCAATCAGTCTGACAAG AGTGGCTCCAGCGGCCGGAGGAAAGCCAAGAAGAAATGGCGGAAGGACAGCCCCTGGGTGAAGCCGTCCCGGAAACGGCGGAAGCGGGAGCCTCCACGGGCCAAGGAGCCACGAG GGGTGTCCAACGATACATCTTCACTGGAGACGGAGCGCGGGCTGGAGGAGCTGCCGCTGTGCAGCTGCCGCATGGAGGCGCCCAAGATCGACCGCATCAGCGAAAGAGCGGGGCACAAGTGCATGGCCACGGAGAGCGTGGACGGAGAG CTGTCGGGCTGCAACGCCGCCATCCTCAAGCGGGAGACCATGAGGCCCTCGAGCCGCGTGGCCCTGATGGTGCTCTGCGAGGCGCACCGGGCCCGCATGGTCAAGCACCACTGCTGCCCGGGCTGCGGCTACTTCTGCACTGTG GGCACCTTCCTGGAGTGCCACCCCGACTTCCGTGTGGCCCATCGCTTCCACAAGGCCTGTGTGTCCCAGATGAACGGCATGGTCTTCTGTCCCCACTGTGGGGAGGATGCATCCGAGGCTCAGGAGGTGACCATCCCCCGCGGGGACGGAGTGACCCCGCCGGCTGGCCCTgcggcccccgcgcccccgcccctggcccagGATGCCCCTGGGAGAGCGGATACCTCCCAGCCCAG CGCCCGGATGCGCGGGCAGGGGGAGCCCCGGCGTACACCCTGCGACCCCGTGGCTGACACCATCGACAGCTcggggccctccctgcccctgcccagtgggggctGCCTCTCGGCCGTGGGGCTGCCACCTGGGCCAGGCCGGGAGGCCCTGGAAAAGGCCCTGGTCATCCAGGAGTCGGAGCG GCGGAAGAAGCTCCGCTTCCACCCCCGGCAGTTGTACCTGTCCGTGAAGCAGGGCGAGCTGCAGAAGGTGGTCCTGATGCTGT TGGACAACCTGGACCCCAACTTCCAGAGCGACCAGCAGAGCAAGCGCACACCCCTGCACGCGGCCGCCCAGAAGGGCTCCGTGGAGATCTGCCACGTGCTGCTGCAG GCTGGAGCCAACATCAACGCCGTGGACAAGCAGCAGCGGACGCCGCTGATGGAGGCCGTGGTGAACAACCACCTGGAGGTGGCCCGCTACATGGTGCAGCGCGGCGGGTGTGTCTACAGCAAG GAGGAGGACGGCTCCACCTGCCTCCACCACGCAGCTAAGATCGGGAACTTGGAGATGGTCAGCCTGCTGCTCAGCACAGGGCAGGTGGACGTGAACGCCCAG gACAGCGGGGGGTGGACGCCCATCATCTGGGCCGCGGAGCACAAGCACATCGAGGTGATCCGCATGCTGCTGACGCGCGGCGCCGACGTCACCCTCACAGACAAC GAGGAGAACATCTGCCTGCACTGGGCCTCCTTCACCGGCAGTGCCGCCATCGCCGAGGTCCTCCTCAACGCCCGCTGCGACCTCCACGCCGTCAACTACCACGGGGACACGCCCCTGCACATCGCAGCCCGGGAGAGCTACCACGACTGTGTGCT gctgTTCCTGTCGCGTGGAGCGAACCCTGAGCTGCGCAACAAGGAGGGGGACACTGCGTGGGACCTGACTCCCGAGCGCTCGGACGTGTGGTTCGCGCTCCAGCTCAACCGCAAGCTGCGGCTCGGCGTGGGCAACCGGGCCATCCGCACCGAGAAGATCATCTGCCG GGACGTGGCTCGGGGCTATGAGAACGTGCCCATTCCCTGCGTCAACGGTGTGGACGGGGAGCCGTGCCCCGAGGATTACAAGTACATCTCGGAGAACTGCGAGACTTCCACCATGAACATTGACCGCAACATCACCCACCTGCAG CACTGCACCTGTGTGGACGACTGCTCCAGCTCCAACTGCCTGTGCGGCCAGCTCAGCATTCGCTGCTGGTACGACAAG GACGGGCGGCTGCTCCAGGAATTTAACAAGATCGAGCCCCCGCTGATCTTCGAGTGTAACCAGGCCTGCTCCTGCTGGAGGAACTGCAAGAACCGGGTGGTGCAGAGCGGCATCAA gGTTCGCCTGCAGCTCTACCGAACAGCCAAGATGGGCTGGGGGGTCCGCGCCCTGCACACCATCCCCCAAGGAACCTTCATCTGCGA gTATGTCGGGGAGCTGATCTCCGATGCCGAGGCTGACGTGAGAGAGGATGATTCTTATCTCTTCGACTTAGACAACAAG GATGGAGAGGTGTACTGCATCGATGCCCGTTACTACGGCAACATCAGCCGGTTCATCAACCACCTGTGTGACCCCAACATCATCCCTGTCCGGGTCTTCATGCTGCACCAAGACCTGCGGTTTCCACGCATCGCCTTCTTCAGTTCCCGGGACATCCGCAccggggaggagctggg GTTTGACTATGGCGACCGCTTCTGGGACATCAAAAGCAAATACTTCacctgccagtgtggctcggaGAAGTGCAAGCACTCGGCCGAGGCCATCGCCCTAGAGCAGAGCCGCCTGGCCCGCCTGGACCCCCACCCCGAGCTGCTGCCTGAGctgggctccctgccccctgccaaccCCTGA
- the EHMT2 gene encoding histone-lysine N-methyltransferase EHMT2 isoform X5: MAAAAGAAAAAAEGEGPAEMGALVLDKEPRGAIERVHGSFGDTPRSEETLPKANPDSLEPAGPSSPASVTVTVGDEGADTPAGATPLIGDEPENLEGDGDLQGGRLLLGHATKSFPSSPSKGGACPSRAKMSMTGAGKSPPSVQSLAMRLLSMPGAQGAAAGPEPAPATTSPEGQPKVHRARKTMSKPGNGQPPVPEKRPPEVQHFRMSDDVHPLGTVASDVAKRRKLNSGGGLLEELGSARGSGEMALEKANAGSLEEWETVVGDDFSLYYDSFSVDERVDSDSKSEVEALAEQLSEEEEEEEEEEEEEEEEEEEDEESGNQSDKSGSSGRRKAKKKWRKDSPWVKPSRKRRKREPPRAKEPRGVNGVGSSGPSEYMEVPLGSLELPSEGTLSPNHAGVSNDTSSLETERGLEELPLCSCRMEAPKIDRISERAGHKCMATESVDGELSGCNAAILKRETMRPSSRVALMVLCEAHRARMVKHHCCPGCGYFCTVGTFLECHPDFRVAHRFHKACVSQMNGMVFCPHCGEDASEAQEVTIPRGDGVTPPAGPAAPAPPPLAQDAPGRADTSQPSARMRGQGEPRRTPCDPVADTIDSSGPSLPLPSGGCLSAVGLPPGPGREALEKALVIQESERRKKLRFHPRQLYLSVKQGELQKVVLMLLDNLDPNFQSDQQSKRTPLHAAAQKGSVEICHVLLQAGANINAVDKQQRTPLMEAVVNNHLEVARYMVQRGGCVYSKEEDGSTCLHHAAKIGNLEMVSLLLSTGQVDVNAQDSGGWTPIIWAAEHKHIEVIRMLLTRGADVTLTDNEENICLHWASFTGSAAIAEVLLNARCDLHAVNYHGDTPLHIAARESYHDCVLLFLSRGANPELRNKEGDTAWDLTPERSDVWFALQLNRKLRLGVGNRAIRTEKIICRDVARGYENVPIPCVNGVDGEPCPEDYKYISENCETSTMNIDRNITHLQHCTCVDDCSSSNCLCGQLSIRCWYDKDGRLLQEFNKIEPPLIFECNQACSCWRNCKNRVVQSGIKVRLQLYRTAKMGWGVRALHTIPQGTFICEYVGELISDAEADVREDDSYLFDLDNKDGEVYCIDARYYGNISRFINHLCDPNIIPVRVFMLHQDLRFPRIAFFSSRDIRTGEELGFDYGDRFWDIKSKYFTCQCGSEKCKHSAEAIALEQSRLARLDPHPELLPELGSLPPANP; encoded by the exons atggcggcggcggcgggagctgcAGCGGCGGCCGCCGAG GGGGAGGGCCCTGCTGAGATGGGGGCTCTGGTGCTGGACAAGGAGCCCCGAGGAGCCATCGAGCGAG TTCATGGCTCTTTTGGGGACACCCCTCGCAGTGAGGAGACCCTGCCCAAGGCCAACCCCGACTCCCTGGAGCCTGCTGGCCCCTCATCCCCAGCCTCTGTCACCGTGACTGTTGGCGACGAGGGGGCCGACACCCCTGCAGGAGCCACCCCACTCATTGGGGATGAACCTGAGAATCTTGAGGGCGATGGGGACCTCCAAGGGGGGCGCCTCCTGCTGG GCCATGCCACCAAGTCattcccctcttcccccagcaAAGGGGGTGCCTGTCCCAGCCGCGCCAAGATGTCAATGACCGGGGCGGGGAAATCACCCCCCTCGGTCCAGAGTTTGGCGATGAGGCTGCTGAGTATGCCTGGGGCCCAGggggcagcagcagggcctgAACCCGCTCCAGCTACAACCAGCCCCGAGGGGCAGCCCAAGGTCCACCGAGCCAGGAAAACCATGTCCAAGCCGGGAAATGGACAG CCCCCCGTCCCCGAGAAGCGGCCCCCTGAAGTACAGCATTTCCGCATGAGTGACGACGTGCACCCCCTGGGGACGGTGGCCTCAG ATGTGGCCAAAAGGAGGAAGCTGAACTCCGGAGGCGGCCTG TTGGAGGAGTTGGGGTCTGCCCGGGGCTCAGGAGAGATGGCCCTGGAGAAGGCGAATGCGGGGTCCCTGGAGGAGTGGGAGACGGTGGTGGGGGACGACTTCAGCCTCTACTATGACTCCTTCTCTGTGGACGAGCGCGTGGACTCGGACAGCAAG TCTGAGGTTGAAGCTCTGGCTGAACAactgagtgaggaggaggaggaagaggaggaggaagaagaagaggaggaggaggaggaggaggaagacgagGAGTCTGGCAATCAGTCTGACAAG AGTGGCTCCAGCGGCCGGAGGAAAGCCAAGAAGAAATGGCGGAAGGACAGCCCCTGGGTGAAGCCGTCCCGGAAACGGCGGAAGCGGGAGCCTCCACGGGCCAAGGAGCCACGAG GAGTGAATGGTGTGGGCTCCTCAGGCCCCAGTGAGTACATGGAGGTCCCTCTGGGGTCCCTGGAGCTGCCCAGCGAGGGGACCCTCTCCCCCAACCACGCTG GGGTGTCCAACGATACATCTTCACTGGAGACGGAGCGCGGGCTGGAGGAGCTGCCGCTGTGCAGCTGCCGCATGGAGGCGCCCAAGATCGACCGCATCAGCGAAAGAGCGGGGCACAAGTGCATGGCCACGGAGAGCGTGGACGGAGAG CTGTCGGGCTGCAACGCCGCCATCCTCAAGCGGGAGACCATGAGGCCCTCGAGCCGCGTGGCCCTGATGGTGCTCTGCGAGGCGCACCGGGCCCGCATGGTCAAGCACCACTGCTGCCCGGGCTGCGGCTACTTCTGCACTGTG GGCACCTTCCTGGAGTGCCACCCCGACTTCCGTGTGGCCCATCGCTTCCACAAGGCCTGTGTGTCCCAGATGAACGGCATGGTCTTCTGTCCCCACTGTGGGGAGGATGCATCCGAGGCTCAGGAGGTGACCATCCCCCGCGGGGACGGAGTGACCCCGCCGGCTGGCCCTgcggcccccgcgcccccgcccctggcccagGATGCCCCTGGGAGAGCGGATACCTCCCAGCCCAG CGCCCGGATGCGCGGGCAGGGGGAGCCCCGGCGTACACCCTGCGACCCCGTGGCTGACACCATCGACAGCTcggggccctccctgcccctgcccagtgggggctGCCTCTCGGCCGTGGGGCTGCCACCTGGGCCAGGCCGGGAGGCCCTGGAAAAGGCCCTGGTCATCCAGGAGTCGGAGCG GCGGAAGAAGCTCCGCTTCCACCCCCGGCAGTTGTACCTGTCCGTGAAGCAGGGCGAGCTGCAGAAGGTGGTCCTGATGCTGT TGGACAACCTGGACCCCAACTTCCAGAGCGACCAGCAGAGCAAGCGCACACCCCTGCACGCGGCCGCCCAGAAGGGCTCCGTGGAGATCTGCCACGTGCTGCTGCAG GCTGGAGCCAACATCAACGCCGTGGACAAGCAGCAGCGGACGCCGCTGATGGAGGCCGTGGTGAACAACCACCTGGAGGTGGCCCGCTACATGGTGCAGCGCGGCGGGTGTGTCTACAGCAAG GAGGAGGACGGCTCCACCTGCCTCCACCACGCAGCTAAGATCGGGAACTTGGAGATGGTCAGCCTGCTGCTCAGCACAGGGCAGGTGGACGTGAACGCCCAG gACAGCGGGGGGTGGACGCCCATCATCTGGGCCGCGGAGCACAAGCACATCGAGGTGATCCGCATGCTGCTGACGCGCGGCGCCGACGTCACCCTCACAGACAAC GAGGAGAACATCTGCCTGCACTGGGCCTCCTTCACCGGCAGTGCCGCCATCGCCGAGGTCCTCCTCAACGCCCGCTGCGACCTCCACGCCGTCAACTACCACGGGGACACGCCCCTGCACATCGCAGCCCGGGAGAGCTACCACGACTGTGTGCT gctgTTCCTGTCGCGTGGAGCGAACCCTGAGCTGCGCAACAAGGAGGGGGACACTGCGTGGGACCTGACTCCCGAGCGCTCGGACGTGTGGTTCGCGCTCCAGCTCAACCGCAAGCTGCGGCTCGGCGTGGGCAACCGGGCCATCCGCACCGAGAAGATCATCTGCCG GGACGTGGCTCGGGGCTATGAGAACGTGCCCATTCCCTGCGTCAACGGTGTGGACGGGGAGCCGTGCCCCGAGGATTACAAGTACATCTCGGAGAACTGCGAGACTTCCACCATGAACATTGACCGCAACATCACCCACCTGCAG CACTGCACCTGTGTGGACGACTGCTCCAGCTCCAACTGCCTGTGCGGCCAGCTCAGCATTCGCTGCTGGTACGACAAG GACGGGCGGCTGCTCCAGGAATTTAACAAGATCGAGCCCCCGCTGATCTTCGAGTGTAACCAGGCCTGCTCCTGCTGGAGGAACTGCAAGAACCGGGTGGTGCAGAGCGGCATCAA gGTTCGCCTGCAGCTCTACCGAACAGCCAAGATGGGCTGGGGGGTCCGCGCCCTGCACACCATCCCCCAAGGAACCTTCATCTGCGA gTATGTCGGGGAGCTGATCTCCGATGCCGAGGCTGACGTGAGAGAGGATGATTCTTATCTCTTCGACTTAGACAACAAG GATGGAGAGGTGTACTGCATCGATGCCCGTTACTACGGCAACATCAGCCGGTTCATCAACCACCTGTGTGACCCCAACATCATCCCTGTCCGGGTCTTCATGCTGCACCAAGACCTGCGGTTTCCACGCATCGCCTTCTTCAGTTCCCGGGACATCCGCAccggggaggagctggg GTTTGACTATGGCGACCGCTTCTGGGACATCAAAAGCAAATACTTCacctgccagtgtggctcggaGAAGTGCAAGCACTCGGCCGAGGCCATCGCCCTAGAGCAGAGCCGCCTGGCCCGCCTGGACCCCCACCCCGAGCTGCTGCCTGAGctgggctccctgccccctgccaaccCCTGA